A part of Myxococcus landrumus genomic DNA contains:
- a CDS encoding DEAD/DEAH box helicase — protein sequence MSSHPSSSDPSGAASSAFHRLHPQVRRWVWTQGWKQLRGIQEAAIDPLLEGTRDVILSASTASGKTEAAFLPICSRLAEDAGGSVRAIYVGPLKALINDQFERLDGLCEGLGIPVHRWHGDVSQSHKARLLKSPAGVLLITPESLEALFIRQGSALSGLFSGLEHIVIDELHAFIGTERGCQLQSLLHRVELTLRRTVPRVGLSATLGDMSLAAEFLRPGAGSRVRLCNSDAGGAELLLQLRGYRKRAPEARRLASGEDETADATPLDGLPEDEHDVGAHLFKTLRGTHNLVFANSRANVELYADLLRRMCEDARLPNEFFPHHGNLSKELREEAEAALKAKQRPVSLVCTTTLEMGIDVGAVQSIAQVGVPPSVASLRQRLGRSGRKGGPAVLRLYLQEAELTSTSPLPDQLRVRLVQSVAMLELLLTNWFEPPASGAFHFSTLVQQLLSLIAQHGGVKAGEAFLALCHQGPFAKVSREDFVRFLRGLGERELLSQSSDGTLLLGRVGERLVNHYGFYAAFASVEEFRLVAGGRTLGTMPIDQPLFVGTSLIFGGRRWRVLAVQGDEKVVELEPAPAGRVPMFEPTGVGGVHDRVREQMRVVYAGDGLPRYLDARAQDLLTEARATFQRWKLGERSIVASGQEVHVFPWAGDAVVHTLALALQSRGLSVETLGPVLSVEGQQSDVEGALRALVAEGPPRAESLTRHVVNMALEKHDGFVPEDLLARDYAARYLDVQGAWRAAQQVLQ from the coding sequence ATGAGCTCGCATCCTTCAAGCTCTGACCCGAGCGGCGCCGCGTCGAGCGCCTTCCATCGGTTGCACCCCCAGGTGCGGCGCTGGGTCTGGACCCAGGGGTGGAAGCAGTTGCGCGGCATCCAGGAGGCCGCCATCGACCCCCTCCTCGAGGGGACCCGGGACGTCATCCTCTCGGCGTCGACGGCCAGCGGGAAGACGGAGGCCGCGTTCCTCCCCATCTGCAGCAGGCTGGCCGAGGATGCCGGCGGCAGCGTGCGCGCCATCTACGTGGGCCCGCTCAAGGCGCTCATCAACGACCAGTTCGAGCGGCTCGACGGGCTCTGCGAAGGGCTTGGCATCCCCGTGCACCGCTGGCACGGAGATGTGTCCCAGAGCCACAAGGCCCGGCTGCTCAAGTCTCCCGCCGGAGTCCTCCTCATCACGCCCGAGTCACTCGAGGCGCTCTTCATCCGGCAAGGCTCCGCGCTCTCGGGCCTGTTCTCGGGGCTGGAGCACATCGTCATCGACGAGCTGCATGCCTTCATCGGCACCGAGAGAGGCTGCCAGCTCCAGTCGCTCCTGCACCGGGTCGAGCTGACCTTGCGCCGCACCGTGCCGCGCGTGGGCCTCAGCGCCACCCTGGGAGACATGTCGCTGGCGGCGGAGTTCCTCCGGCCCGGAGCGGGCTCGCGGGTCCGGCTGTGCAACTCCGACGCGGGCGGTGCGGAGCTGCTCCTCCAGCTCCGGGGCTACCGCAAGCGCGCGCCCGAGGCTCGACGGCTGGCCTCCGGAGAGGATGAGACCGCGGATGCGACGCCCCTCGACGGGCTGCCCGAGGATGAGCACGACGTGGGAGCGCACCTCTTCAAGACGCTGAGAGGGACGCACAACCTCGTGTTCGCCAACAGTCGGGCCAACGTCGAGCTCTACGCGGACCTGCTGCGCCGCATGTGCGAAGACGCGCGGCTGCCCAACGAGTTCTTCCCGCACCACGGCAACCTCTCCAAGGAGCTGCGCGAGGAAGCGGAGGCCGCGCTCAAGGCGAAGCAGCGCCCCGTCAGCCTCGTGTGCACCACCACGCTGGAGATGGGCATCGACGTGGGCGCCGTGCAGAGCATCGCGCAGGTGGGGGTGCCGCCCTCCGTGGCCAGCCTGCGCCAGAGACTGGGGCGCAGCGGACGCAAGGGCGGCCCCGCCGTCCTCCGGCTCTACCTCCAGGAAGCGGAGCTGACGAGCACCAGTCCCCTGCCGGACCAGCTCCGCGTGCGACTGGTCCAGTCGGTGGCGATGCTCGAGCTGCTCCTGACGAACTGGTTCGAGCCTCCCGCCTCGGGCGCCTTCCACTTCTCCACGCTGGTCCAGCAACTGCTCTCGCTCATCGCGCAGCACGGCGGCGTCAAGGCGGGCGAGGCCTTCCTGGCGCTGTGCCACCAGGGCCCCTTCGCGAAGGTGTCACGCGAGGACTTCGTGCGGTTCCTGCGGGGCTTGGGAGAGCGGGAGCTGCTCTCGCAGTCCTCGGATGGGACGCTGCTGTTGGGCCGCGTGGGCGAGCGCCTCGTCAACCACTACGGCTTCTATGCGGCCTTCGCGTCGGTGGAGGAGTTCCGGTTGGTGGCCGGGGGTCGCACGCTGGGAACGATGCCCATCGACCAGCCGCTCTTCGTCGGCACGTCCCTCATCTTCGGTGGACGGCGGTGGCGCGTGCTCGCCGTACAGGGCGACGAGAAGGTCGTGGAGCTGGAGCCCGCGCCGGCGGGACGCGTCCCCATGTTCGAACCCACCGGCGTGGGCGGTGTGCATGACCGCGTCCGGGAGCAGATGCGCGTCGTCTACGCCGGTGACGGCCTCCCCCGCTATCTGGATGCGCGAGCGCAGGACCTGTTGACGGAGGCTCGCGCGACCTTCCAGCGATGGAAGCTCGGCGAGCGGTCCATCGTCGCCTCGGGTCAGGAGGTCCATGTCTTCCCCTGGGCCGGTGACGCGGTGGTGCACACGCTGGCGCTGGCGCTCCAGTCCCGAGGGCTGTCGGTGGAGACCTTGGGGCCTGTCCTCAGCGTGGAGGGACAGCAGTCCGACGTGGAGGGTGCCCTGCGTGCGCTCGTGGCGGAGGGTCCCCCGCGCGCCGAGTCCCTCACCCGCCACGTGGTCAACATGGCGCTCGAGAAACACGACGGCTTCGTGCCGGAGGACCTGCTCGCTCGCGACTACGCCGCGCGATACCTGGACGTCCAGGGCGCGTGGCGCGCCGCCCAGCAGGTGTTGCAGTGA
- a CDS encoding tellurite resistance TerB family protein, with protein MMAVGIQALPTLVAAAQSDGVGGALCCVVVFGLGAWGGIVWLNKLNAQWKAAQQARSGVQPTAASSPAAPSPDASTISLRFETASAPKLSPGLEVRIPDEPQPEVRHTPQVHASTASAPATPRVEPAPASKLIELPPHVERAPTVEATPRQDSAASTAPARVIEPAATPTLWPPVAGKTEWIPPGQSIAVAGYTLKDGMVYVGGRLRAVNAPGTEPALINPRLEVASRPNRDGKGMKYWPSYSDISPASRAGYLEWLASGRRNPTAYIGYVFLFFYGLERRALIELGTDPAALAEARLIEDEVQRLLEIHAENGSFRSYASAFLDVLRVRRTGEDGLLKEVPQFTLRHAGAASFDVRVAAGTAATKGLPLPADWALAWAVEASDTKLRTPAIRCPEEFQALFHARYQRDHGAGIIPRAKKSQVEARYQPASASFAGMVRLVSTSVSEASETSLKPVRELIEDCCESLESYSRWVGKNPEARNSMSALALLPPELTTSMEGGSDVQALRALLREALGSKPSAPVAATEMLKHWPTATSGKLSRSEAVGLAQALEKLGYGMEPDPRMGGALLSADESAQLFALPPDSPSAPTPSYLSALAMLHLAAAVATADGVVSLDEVTRMEALVEAAQGLLASEKARLRAHVAWLLTRPASSAGHKKRVEALTPEARTSLGNLLVEVAVADGSVSPQEIKTLSKLYAMLGLDESTVYSRVHAATAPRPTAATEPVPMRLAGAPEKGFDIPAPPPEKNERLALDMRTVQAKLAETAAVSSLLGSIFADEEAPPPPAPTPPPTTEAGVAGLDALHTSLLRALVAKPEWPRPEVEKLASGLGLLPEGALDVINDAAFEVCGEPLIEGDETLQLNEQAVKEMMS; from the coding sequence CTGTGTGGTTGTCTTCGGGCTGGGCGCGTGGGGAGGCATTGTCTGGCTCAACAAGCTCAATGCCCAGTGGAAGGCCGCGCAGCAGGCCCGGTCCGGCGTCCAGCCCACGGCCGCATCCAGTCCCGCGGCCCCTTCGCCTGACGCCTCCACCATCAGCCTCCGCTTCGAGACCGCGAGCGCCCCCAAGCTCTCCCCTGGACTCGAGGTCCGCATCCCCGATGAGCCACAGCCCGAGGTTCGGCACACGCCCCAGGTACACGCATCGACCGCATCGGCACCGGCGACTCCTCGTGTCGAGCCCGCCCCGGCTTCGAAGCTCATCGAACTCCCGCCGCACGTCGAACGTGCGCCAACGGTCGAGGCCACTCCCCGCCAGGATTCCGCCGCGAGCACCGCTCCCGCTCGCGTCATCGAGCCAGCCGCCACTCCCACGTTGTGGCCCCCCGTCGCGGGGAAGACAGAGTGGATTCCTCCGGGCCAGTCCATCGCGGTCGCCGGTTACACGCTCAAGGATGGAATGGTCTACGTCGGCGGGCGCCTGCGCGCCGTGAACGCACCAGGCACCGAGCCCGCGCTCATCAACCCGCGCCTCGAAGTGGCCTCACGCCCGAACCGAGATGGGAAGGGCATGAAGTATTGGCCCTCGTACTCGGACATCTCCCCCGCATCCCGAGCGGGTTATCTGGAGTGGCTCGCGAGTGGGCGACGCAACCCCACCGCCTACATCGGATACGTCTTCCTCTTCTTCTACGGACTGGAACGCCGAGCACTCATCGAGCTGGGCACGGACCCGGCCGCCCTCGCCGAGGCTCGGCTCATCGAGGACGAAGTCCAACGCCTCCTCGAAATCCACGCCGAGAACGGTTCCTTCCGCAGCTACGCCTCGGCCTTCCTCGATGTCTTGCGCGTGCGGCGCACCGGTGAAGACGGACTGCTGAAGGAAGTCCCTCAGTTCACACTGCGCCACGCTGGCGCGGCCTCGTTCGATGTACGAGTCGCGGCGGGAACCGCCGCCACGAAGGGGCTCCCGCTGCCAGCGGACTGGGCCCTCGCCTGGGCAGTGGAGGCCAGTGACACGAAGCTGCGAACTCCCGCCATCCGCTGCCCCGAGGAGTTCCAGGCCCTCTTTCATGCGCGGTATCAGCGAGACCACGGGGCGGGCATCATCCCCCGTGCGAAGAAGTCGCAGGTAGAGGCGCGCTACCAACCCGCGAGCGCCTCCTTCGCGGGCATGGTGCGTCTGGTTTCGACCTCCGTCAGCGAAGCCTCCGAAACCTCCCTCAAGCCCGTGCGCGAGCTCATCGAGGACTGCTGTGAGTCGCTCGAGTCCTACAGCCGCTGGGTGGGGAAGAACCCCGAGGCTCGCAACAGCATGAGCGCCCTGGCGCTCCTCCCCCCCGAGCTGACGACCTCCATGGAGGGAGGCTCGGACGTGCAGGCCCTCCGCGCGCTGCTGCGAGAAGCACTCGGGAGCAAACCTTCCGCGCCCGTCGCCGCCACAGAGATGTTGAAGCACTGGCCCACCGCGACCTCCGGCAAGCTCTCCAGGTCCGAAGCGGTGGGTCTGGCCCAGGCCCTCGAGAAGCTGGGCTACGGCATGGAGCCCGACCCTCGCATGGGCGGAGCCCTGCTCTCCGCCGACGAGTCCGCCCAGCTCTTCGCGCTGCCTCCGGATTCGCCGAGCGCACCGACTCCCAGCTACCTGTCCGCGCTCGCGATGCTCCACCTCGCCGCCGCGGTGGCGACCGCCGACGGAGTCGTGTCCTTGGATGAAGTCACCCGCATGGAAGCCTTGGTGGAAGCAGCGCAAGGACTGCTCGCCTCGGAGAAGGCCCGGCTTCGAGCCCATGTCGCCTGGCTGCTCACGAGACCCGCCTCCAGCGCGGGCCACAAGAAGCGCGTGGAGGCGCTGACACCCGAGGCCCGCACCTCGCTCGGAAACCTCCTCGTCGAGGTCGCCGTGGCGGACGGCAGCGTGTCGCCCCAGGAGATCAAGACCCTGTCGAAGCTGTACGCCATGCTCGGGCTGGACGAGAGCACCGTCTACTCGCGAGTCCACGCCGCCACGGCCCCCCGCCCCACGGCGGCGACCGAGCCCGTCCCCATGCGGCTGGCGGGAGCCCCCGAGAAGGGCTTCGACATCCCCGCGCCGCCCCCCGAGAAGAACGAGCGACTGGCGCTCGACATGCGCACCGTCCAGGCGAAGCTCGCCGAGACCGCCGCGGTCTCCAGCCTCCTGGGAAGCATCTTCGCCGATGAAGAAGCCCCACCTCCCCCAGCCCCAACGCCGCCCCCCACGACGGAGGCGGGAGTCGCGGGCCTGGATGCCCTCCACACCTCCCTGCTTCGCGCGCTCGTCGCGAAGCCGGAGTGGCCTCGGCCAGAGGTGGAGAAGCTCGCCAGTGGGCTCGGCCTGCTCCCGGAGGGCGCGCTGGACGTCATCAACGACGCGGCCTTCGAGGTGTGCGGCGAGCCGCTCATCGAGGGCGATGAAACGCTTCAGCTCAATGAACAAGCGGTCAAGGAGATGATGTCATGA
- the hxsB gene encoding His-Xaa-Ser system radical SAM maturase HxsB yields MFHDRSKYQSTKGYQLAPFRFSRLDDSRYLATNDVGEYVVLPREELVELVHHALPPDRPTYKALKSRHFLFDEHSRVALELLALKYRTRAEQLANFTGLHIFVVTLRCDHSCAYCQVSRQAEGRLEFDMSQEHADRALDFMFRSPSPSLKVEFQGGEPLLHFERIRYIVERAKALNQVHGRDLQFVIASNLSRLTDEVLEFCRVHGVLLSTSLDGPEDLHNTQRPVRGGDSHQRTLDAIQRARRVLGPDAVSALMTTTQASLERVEDIIDEYVRQGFHGIFLRNLSPYGFAVRPRASRQYDVAAWVEFYKRGLAHILRINEQGYPLQEEFTAILLQKLFSPRGSTYVDLQSPAGLGIGALVYNYDGAVYASDEGRMLAEMGDFSFRLGHLSRDSYEAIMTSETLLAHLSDTMPEGAPMCSDCAFLPYCGADPVFHRATMKDAVGHKAFSAFCKKQMSVLRHLIGLLEDDARARDILMGWR; encoded by the coding sequence ATGTTCCACGACCGCTCCAAGTACCAGTCCACGAAGGGGTATCAGCTCGCGCCCTTTCGCTTCAGCCGGCTGGATGACTCCCGCTACCTCGCGACGAACGACGTGGGGGAATACGTCGTGCTGCCCCGGGAGGAGCTGGTCGAGCTCGTCCACCACGCGTTGCCCCCGGACCGCCCGACGTACAAGGCGCTCAAGTCGCGGCACTTCCTGTTCGATGAGCACTCGCGCGTGGCGTTGGAGTTGCTTGCCCTGAAGTACCGGACCCGCGCGGAGCAGCTCGCGAACTTCACCGGGCTGCACATCTTCGTCGTCACGCTGCGCTGTGACCACTCCTGCGCGTACTGCCAGGTGTCGCGGCAGGCGGAGGGGCGCCTCGAGTTCGACATGTCGCAGGAGCATGCCGACCGGGCGCTCGACTTCATGTTCCGCAGCCCCTCCCCGTCTCTCAAGGTCGAGTTCCAGGGCGGAGAACCCCTGCTCCACTTCGAGCGCATCCGGTACATCGTCGAGCGAGCCAAGGCCCTGAACCAGGTGCACGGCCGGGACCTCCAGTTCGTCATCGCGAGCAACCTCTCCCGACTCACCGACGAGGTGCTGGAGTTCTGCCGGGTGCATGGCGTGCTGCTCTCGACGTCCCTGGACGGGCCCGAGGACCTCCACAACACCCAGCGCCCGGTCCGGGGCGGCGACAGCCATCAACGCACGCTCGACGCGATTCAGCGGGCGAGGCGGGTGCTCGGGCCCGATGCCGTCTCCGCGCTGATGACGACGACCCAGGCGAGCCTGGAGCGCGTGGAGGACATCATCGACGAGTACGTGCGACAGGGCTTCCACGGCATCTTCCTGAGGAACCTCAGCCCGTATGGGTTCGCCGTCCGCCCTCGCGCCTCACGCCAGTACGACGTCGCGGCCTGGGTGGAGTTCTACAAGCGAGGGCTCGCGCACATCCTCCGCATCAACGAACAAGGGTATCCGCTCCAGGAGGAGTTCACCGCCATCCTGTTGCAGAAGCTCTTCTCTCCGAGGGGCTCGACCTATGTCGACCTCCAGTCGCCCGCGGGCCTCGGAATCGGCGCGCTCGTCTACAACTATGACGGGGCGGTGTACGCCTCCGATGAGGGACGGATGCTCGCGGAGATGGGCGACTTCTCCTTCCGGCTCGGGCATCTCTCCCGCGACTCGTACGAGGCCATCATGACGTCCGAGACGCTGCTGGCGCACCTGAGCGACACGATGCCGGAAGGCGCGCCCATGTGTAGCGACTGCGCCTTCCTGCCCTACTGTGGCGCGGACCCGGTCTTCCACCGGGCGACGATGAAGGATGCCGTCGGGCACAAGGCGTTCAGCGCCTTCTGCAAGAAGCAGATGAGCGTGCTGAGGCACCTCATCGGATTGCTCGAGGATGATGCGCGGGCGCGAGACATCCTCATGGGGTGGCGCTGA
- a CDS encoding ATP-binding protein — MTDATPQGRIRPKDRDAIVQSLRAGVVPRVGQQHIQVGRVEEVRALVRDVERIAEGGSAIRFVIGEYGSGKTFFLNLIRSIALEKRLVTLHADLNPDRRLHATDGKARSLYAELMRNLATRARPEGGALASVVERFVSSALTDAKARALNPEAVIREKLAALSELVGGYDFAEVIAAYWRGHDSGNEVLKADAVKWLRGEFSTRTDARKALGVRTIIDDADVYDQLKLLARFVRLSGYDGLMVCLDELVNLYKMSNTKARASNYEQILRILNDCLQGSAEGLGFILGGTPEFLMDTRRGLYSYEALQSRLAQNTFAVGHLVDYSSPVLRLANLTPEDLYVLLTKLRHVYSAGETSAQRLPDEGLHGFMTHCSERIGEAYFRTPRSTVTAFINLLAVLEQNPSADWKELLGGVELAADVNPDLAPLAEMEAVGPAAGADDELASFKL, encoded by the coding sequence ATGACGGACGCGACGCCCCAGGGACGCATCAGGCCGAAGGACCGGGACGCCATCGTCCAGTCGCTGCGCGCGGGAGTCGTGCCTCGCGTGGGCCAGCAGCACATCCAGGTGGGCCGGGTGGAAGAGGTGCGTGCCCTGGTCCGCGACGTGGAGCGCATCGCCGAGGGCGGAAGCGCCATCCGCTTCGTCATCGGCGAGTACGGCTCCGGCAAGACGTTCTTCCTCAACCTCATCCGCTCCATCGCCCTGGAGAAGCGGCTGGTCACCCTGCACGCGGACCTCAACCCCGACCGGCGCCTCCACGCGACGGACGGAAAGGCCCGCAGCCTCTACGCGGAGCTGATGCGCAACCTGGCCACCCGGGCCCGTCCCGAGGGCGGCGCGCTCGCCAGCGTCGTGGAGCGCTTCGTCTCCAGCGCCCTCACGGACGCCAAGGCCCGCGCGCTGAACCCCGAGGCCGTCATCCGGGAGAAGCTCGCCGCGCTCTCGGAGCTGGTGGGCGGCTACGACTTCGCGGAGGTCATCGCCGCCTATTGGCGCGGCCATGACAGCGGCAACGAAGTGCTCAAGGCCGACGCCGTGAAGTGGCTGCGCGGCGAGTTCTCGACGCGCACGGACGCACGCAAGGCGCTCGGGGTGCGCACCATCATCGACGACGCGGATGTCTACGACCAGTTGAAGCTCCTGGCGCGCTTCGTCCGGCTGTCTGGCTACGACGGCCTGATGGTGTGCCTGGATGAGCTGGTCAACCTCTACAAGATGTCCAACACCAAGGCCCGCGCGTCCAACTACGAGCAGATCCTCCGCATCCTCAATGACTGCCTCCAGGGCAGCGCCGAGGGGCTGGGCTTCATCCTGGGAGGAACGCCCGAGTTCCTCATGGACACCCGTCGCGGCCTCTACAGCTACGAGGCCCTCCAGTCGCGCCTGGCCCAGAACACCTTCGCGGTGGGCCACCTGGTCGACTACAGCTCTCCGGTGCTCCGGCTGGCGAACCTCACGCCCGAGGACCTGTACGTCCTGCTCACCAAGCTGCGGCATGTCTACTCCGCCGGAGAGACGTCCGCGCAGCGCCTGCCCGACGAGGGACTCCACGGCTTCATGACCCACTGCTCCGAGCGCATCGGCGAGGCCTACTTCCGCACGCCTCGGAGCACGGTGACGGCCTTCATCAACCTGCTGGCCGTGCTCGAGCAGAACCCGAGCGCGGACTGGAAGGAGCTGCTCGGAGGCGTGGAGCTCGCCGCGGACGTCAATCCCGACCTGGCGCCCCTGGCGGAGATGGAGGCGGTGGGCCCCGCGGCCGGAGCGGATGATGAGCTCGCATCCTTCAAGCTCTGA
- the hxsD gene encoding His-Xaa-Ser system protein HxsD, whose amino-acid sequence MTTQDTETQPAFLFRDGAVHAVFDLRVYRLAAIQKSAYRFADRCTAVFGSPDADRLPLRFVFAPAVTEQDALETVRLFFQELLDQELREQVGDETRALRALIVAQAFSRTDLIRQD is encoded by the coding sequence GTGACGACCCAGGACACCGAGACACAGCCAGCCTTCCTCTTCCGGGACGGGGCGGTTCACGCCGTCTTCGACCTGCGCGTCTACCGGCTCGCGGCGATCCAGAAGTCCGCCTATCGCTTCGCGGACCGGTGCACCGCCGTGTTCGGCTCGCCAGACGCGGACCGGCTCCCCCTCCGCTTCGTCTTCGCCCCCGCCGTCACCGAGCAGGACGCGCTGGAGACGGTGCGGCTGTTCTTCCAGGAGCTGCTGGACCAGGAGCTGCGCGAGCAGGTGGGCGACGAGACACGTGCCCTGCGCGCGTTGATTGTCGCCCAGGCCTTCTCGCGCACCGACCTGATTCGCCAGGACTGA